A genomic region of Aeropyrum pernix K1 contains the following coding sequences:
- a CDS encoding 5-formyltetrahydrofolate cyclo-ligase produces MDRSNEKQAIRERVWRLLEEKGVTLPPGAWGRIPNFRGAREAALRLFSLREWQNSSTIKVNPDSPQRWVRLRALEEGKLLLMPTPRLRSGFLLLDPSTIPRNLYRVGSTIKGAFRLARPLASIQDLVQHVEKIDFVVEGSVAVNRWGERLGKGEGYGDLEFAILVEAGILDREVAIATTVHDLQVLPHRLPQEEHDVSVDIISTPTRLIHAENRGARPPGILPEKVTPEKLREIPMLREALRLYKR; encoded by the coding sequence ATGGATAGGAGTAATGAGAAGCAGGCTATAAGGGAGAGGGTATGGAGGCTCCTCGAAGAAAAGGGTGTAACTCTTCCGCCTGGAGCTTGGGGGAGGATCCCAAACTTTAGAGGAGCCAGGGAAGCTGCCCTAAGGCTTTTTAGCCTTCGCGAGTGGCAGAATTCTTCTACTATCAAGGTAAACCCGGACTCGCCTCAGAGATGGGTTAGGCTGAGGGCCCTCGAGGAGGGGAAACTGCTTCTAATGCCGACACCCAGACTGAGGAGCGGCTTCCTCCTACTAGACCCCTCAACTATCCCCAGGAACCTCTACAGGGTTGGCTCAACAATAAAGGGGGCATTCCGCCTGGCACGACCACTCGCCAGCATTCAAGATTTAGTCCAGCATGTTGAAAAGATAGATTTTGTAGTGGAGGGGAGTGTGGCTGTAAATCGATGGGGTGAAAGGCTTGGAAAGGGCGAGGGCTACGGTGACCTTGAGTTCGCAATACTTGTGGAAGCAGGGATACTTGATAGGGAAGTAGCAATAGCCACTACAGTCCACGACCTCCAGGTACTGCCCCACAGGTTGCCTCAGGAGGAGCACGACGTATCCGTAGACATAATATCAACACCCACTAGATTAATTCATGCAGAAAACAGGGGGGCCAGGCCTCCTGGTATACTGCCGGAGAAGGTCACGCCGGAAAAGCTAAGGGAGATACCCATGTTAAGGGAGGCTCTCCGGCTATACAAGCGGTAG
- a CDS encoding Cdc6/Cdc18 family protein produces the protein MLRHGLFKDRRVFDENYIPPELRVRRGEAEALARIYLNRLLSGAGLSDVNMIYGSIGRVGIGKTTLAKFTVKRVSEAAAKEGLTVKQAYVNAFNAPNLYTILSLIVRQTGYPIQVRGAPALDILKALVDNLYVENHYLLVILDEFQSMLSSPRIAAEDLYTLLRVHEEIPSRDGVNRIGFLLVASDVRALSYMREKIPQVESQIGFKLHLPAYKSRELYTILEQRAELGLRDTVWEPRHLELISDVYGEDKGGDGSARRAIVALKMACEMAEAMGRDSLSEDLVRKAVSENEAASIQTHELEALSIHELIILRLIAEATLGGMEWINAGLLRQRYEDASLTMYNVKPRGYTQYHIYLKHLTSLGLVDAKPSGRGMRGRTTLFRLAPHLPADRLIEVVDNIIQAKMASGYE, from the coding sequence GTGCTGAGGCACGGCCTCTTTAAGGACAGGAGAGTGTTTGACGAGAACTACATACCCCCGGAACTCCGGGTTCGCCGTGGTGAAGCTGAGGCCTTAGCCAGGATATACTTGAACAGGCTCCTCTCGGGTGCTGGACTGTCCGACGTGAATATGATCTACGGTAGCATAGGCAGGGTGGGTATAGGCAAGACCACCCTCGCTAAGTTTACGGTTAAGAGGGTCTCGGAAGCGGCTGCTAAGGAGGGTTTAACTGTCAAACAGGCATATGTGAATGCTTTCAACGCGCCGAACCTCTACACGATTCTAAGCCTAATAGTCAGGCAGACGGGCTATCCTATACAAGTAAGGGGCGCCCCTGCCCTCGACATTCTTAAAGCGCTTGTCGACAACCTCTATGTCGAAAACCACTATCTTCTAGTGATCCTAGACGAGTTCCAAAGCATGTTAAGTAGCCCGCGGATAGCTGCCGAGGACCTCTATACTTTACTGAGGGTCCACGAGGAAATACCCTCGAGAGATGGAGTGAACAGAATAGGATTTCTGCTTGTCGCCAGCGACGTCAGAGCCCTGAGCTATATGAGAGAGAAGATACCCCAAGTTGAGTCGCAGATAGGCTTCAAGCTACACCTACCCGCCTACAAGTCGCGGGAACTCTACACTATATTGGAGCAGAGGGCTGAGCTCGGCCTCAGAGATACTGTATGGGAGCCGAGGCATCTTGAGTTGATAAGCGACGTTTACGGCGAGGATAAGGGGGGAGACGGTAGCGCCAGGAGGGCTATAGTGGCGTTGAAGATGGCCTGCGAGATGGCGGAGGCTATGGGGAGGGATAGCCTTAGTGAGGACCTCGTTAGAAAAGCGGTCTCCGAGAACGAGGCGGCCAGTATACAAACCCACGAGCTTGAGGCCCTCAGCATACACGAGCTTATCATACTCAGGCTCATTGCAGAGGCTACCCTGGGTGGGATGGAATGGATAAACGCGGGGCTCCTAAGGCAACGCTACGAAGATGCTTCCTTGACCATGTATAATGTTAAGCCCAGGGGCTACACCCAGTACCATATCTACCTCAAACATTTAACCTCCCTAGGGCTCGTAGATGCTAAGCCCTCTGGCAGGGGCATGAGGGGTAGGACAACACTCTTCAGGCTAGCGCCCCACCTTCCGGCTGATAGGCTTATAGAAGTTGTGGACAACATAATACAGGCTAAAATGGCCTCAGGCTACGAGTAA
- a CDS encoding aldehyde dehydrogenase family protein, which produces MEKSRVLRSYFKAIESYGFSVDERAGLPVLHSIVGGRFVEGVETLSIDTPIDGSRLAYAAMLKAPVSEHGVSPSLWEVSPQEPVLPDSLEALEAELSDMDEILVETLVLDTGKTRVEARLEVEASLRLLRSSAGLGEERFRGVLVAMPDYTMPLYNTVYSLFYAAGRGMGVLLKPPRKAPLAPALVAAAASRLGMEDSLNLVFTTGASLLGLSRVFRSESIAFTCPSKAAVARAGISASRGRSAAIVSAGSVDDVIAKFIMYGRSLHAGQACGSIGWVIAIGRLSRGEVDALVDAAESLRVGDPTDPSTAMGPLIKPGLAEASERYVNYIEGMGGVVPTGYKRNGRYVWPSVVEGVVKDPIVLSRDPRFPVLPIVYVSSPEEAASIAAMTGASEILAFHMDSPGLRTLGERLAGREIYVDPLPGEGKLPTPGSFMSTGCLAPVKQREGIILESPYYILAKKERAETYR; this is translated from the coding sequence TTGGAGAAGAGTAGGGTGCTCAGGTCATACTTCAAGGCTATAGAGTCTTATGGCTTCTCGGTCGACGAGAGAGCGGGTTTGCCCGTTCTCCACAGTATTGTTGGGGGCAGGTTTGTAGAGGGTGTGGAGACTCTCAGCATAGACACGCCTATAGACGGTAGCAGGCTTGCCTACGCGGCTATGTTGAAGGCGCCTGTGTCGGAGCACGGCGTCTCTCCTAGTCTCTGGGAAGTTTCCCCCCAGGAGCCTGTACTGCCGGATTCTCTTGAGGCTCTCGAGGCTGAGCTTTCGGATATGGATGAGATTCTTGTCGAAACTCTTGTGCTGGACACGGGGAAGACTAGGGTTGAGGCTAGGCTTGAGGTTGAAGCCTCCCTCAGGCTTTTGAGGTCCTCGGCGGGGCTAGGTGAGGAGAGGTTCCGTGGTGTACTAGTTGCTATGCCCGACTACACTATGCCCCTCTACAACACGGTATACTCTCTCTTCTACGCTGCAGGGAGGGGTATGGGTGTTTTGCTTAAACCTCCTCGGAAGGCGCCGCTGGCTCCTGCTTTGGTTGCTGCAGCCGCGTCCCGCCTTGGTATGGAGGATAGCCTAAACCTGGTGTTTACTACTGGCGCGTCCCTGCTAGGGCTGTCCAGGGTGTTCAGATCAGAGTCGATAGCCTTTACATGCCCTTCCAAAGCCGCCGTTGCAAGAGCGGGTATCTCAGCTAGCCGGGGGAGATCAGCGGCAATAGTCTCAGCCGGCTCTGTCGACGATGTCATAGCCAAGTTCATCATGTACGGGAGGTCCCTCCACGCGGGCCAAGCCTGCGGCAGCATAGGCTGGGTAATAGCTATTGGAAGACTCTCCAGAGGTGAGGTAGACGCGCTTGTCGATGCTGCTGAGTCTTTGAGGGTCGGCGACCCCACAGACCCTTCTACGGCCATGGGCCCGCTAATAAAGCCTGGTCTAGCTGAAGCGTCTGAGAGGTACGTTAACTATATCGAGGGTATGGGGGGCGTGGTGCCAACAGGGTACAAAAGGAATGGACGCTATGTCTGGCCCTCAGTGGTCGAGGGTGTAGTTAAGGATCCGATAGTTCTTTCCAGGGATCCCAGATTCCCTGTTTTGCCAATAGTATACGTCTCTAGCCCTGAAGAGGCCGCAAGCATAGCTGCCATGACAGGGGCAAGTGAGATCCTAGCATTCCACATGGACTCACCCGGGCTAAGAACACTCGGCGAAAGGCTGGCAGGGCGGGAGATATATGTGGACCCTCTACCCGGTGAAGGTAAACTTCCAACTCCAGGATCCTTCATGTCTACAGGGTGCCTAGCCCCTGTTAAGCAGAGGGAAGGCATCATTCTAGAGAGTCCATATTATATCCTAGCGAAGAAGGAGAGAGCAGAGACATACAGGTAG
- a CDS encoding magnesium transporter: protein MSSVLSFALAAWRRLRGYRDSLEVAGGLLAGNLFDTINMVVISMFSNYLVGQRGLLALYPQLSALTGGLLLSLSSRAISNHVLGGAGPEVYLTGLAVSAASGIFLTTVFSTATSIALGLEPVMMVPAALITLLGVLLVLTLLTWIIIVMLLRLGVSPDNVMPAILTSIIDMAVLILAIVAFSMVSRMDEGIYLVAVVTFSLALAFSAAAYDFRLTIDTTFSNFALQVVEMIAGVLLSATAPVLAATGLLPVLPPLNKLAGSVAGSMASAATTSVSLYGHYLDLPSMISTLFKITVGAIPSALYIGVIGYVLASVGEGSVGPQIVLASLLVSIVLSILGSLIAWLLVVVSIRAGLDPDAIAMPLATSLVDLLGVVSLSVVAWILLST from the coding sequence TTGTCGTCGGTATTAAGTTTCGCGCTTGCAGCATGGCGGAGGCTGAGGGGCTATAGGGATAGCTTAGAGGTGGCTGGCGGGCTACTAGCGGGCAACCTATTCGACACCATAAACATGGTAGTTATATCTATGTTTTCAAACTATCTCGTGGGCCAGAGAGGCCTCCTCGCCCTATATCCACAGTTATCGGCGTTGACGGGAGGCCTCCTGCTGTCCCTATCAAGCAGGGCTATAAGCAACCATGTACTAGGAGGCGCGGGACCAGAGGTTTATTTAACTGGTTTGGCGGTTTCGGCTGCATCCGGCATCTTTTTAACCACCGTTTTCTCCACAGCTACTTCGATAGCACTTGGTCTTGAGCCTGTTATGATGGTTCCAGCCGCTCTCATAACATTGTTGGGTGTCTTACTAGTATTGACACTTCTAACCTGGATCATTATTGTGATGCTCCTAAGATTGGGCGTTTCCCCGGATAACGTGATGCCCGCCATCCTAACGAGCATTATTGACATGGCCGTTCTCATCTTAGCTATTGTAGCATTCTCTATGGTATCGCGCATGGACGAAGGTATTTATCTAGTGGCAGTAGTTACTTTTTCGCTAGCTTTAGCTTTTTCTGCGGCTGCATATGACTTTAGGCTAACGATAGACACTACATTCAGCAATTTCGCTTTACAGGTTGTTGAAATGATAGCCGGTGTATTACTTAGCGCTACAGCCCCTGTCCTTGCCGCTACGGGGCTGTTGCCAGTGCTACCTCCTCTTAACAAACTAGCTGGCTCCGTTGCAGGGAGCATGGCGTCTGCCGCCACAACCTCCGTGTCACTCTATGGCCACTACCTTGACCTACCTTCTATGATTTCAACATTGTTCAAAATTACAGTGGGTGCGATACCTTCAGCTCTGTACATAGGCGTTATCGGATATGTACTTGCCTCCGTGGGCGAAGGTAGTGTGGGGCCCCAGATTGTATTAGCCTCCCTGCTTGTCTCCATAGTGCTGTCTATACTTGGCTCGTTAATAGCTTGGCTTCTAGTGGTAGTTTCCATAAGGGCTGGCCTTGACCCTGACGCTATAGCCATGCCCCTCGCCACCAGCCTCGTCGACCTTCTAGGCGTTGTTTCCTTATCTGTAGTAGCATGGATCCTTCTCTCAACCTGA
- the nth gene encoding endonuclease III domain-containing protein, with product MGKGSIRDKISGEELLRLLRDNLRVDWREYVALVAYETDGNPFAVLAAVVLSQNTNDKNSIRAYLKLRQTIGVTPEAILEASYDDLVEAIREAGLPRQKASALKALAEAVVRWGGENYLLKAPPEELREKLMSIRGIGPKTADVFLSLVRKAPGVFAVDTHAARVARRWGLVGEKAGYDEISKALYNYFGPGNSEEAHRLIIALGRTYCKARRPRCRECPLRSVCPSAQ from the coding sequence TTGGGCAAGGGTTCTATCAGGGATAAGATAAGCGGTGAAGAGCTGCTGAGGCTACTACGCGACAACCTCAGGGTAGACTGGAGGGAATACGTGGCTCTCGTTGCTTACGAAACGGACGGGAACCCTTTCGCAGTGCTCGCTGCAGTAGTGCTAAGCCAGAATACTAACGATAAAAACAGTATAAGAGCATATTTGAAGCTCCGTCAGACCATCGGAGTCACGCCAGAAGCTATACTGGAGGCCAGCTACGACGATCTAGTCGAGGCAATTAGGGAGGCTGGCCTTCCCAGGCAGAAGGCATCTGCTCTCAAGGCTCTCGCCGAGGCTGTGGTTAGGTGGGGCGGTGAGAATTATCTTCTCAAGGCCCCTCCCGAAGAGCTGAGGGAGAAGCTCATGTCTATACGCGGTATAGGGCCGAAAACTGCAGATGTTTTCCTCAGCCTCGTCAGGAAGGCGCCCGGTGTTTTTGCGGTGGACACCCATGCGGCCAGAGTCGCGAGGAGATGGGGCCTAGTGGGTGAGAAGGCGGGGTATGATGAAATATCCAAAGCTCTCTACAACTATTTCGGGCCGGGTAATAGTGAAGAGGCACACAGGCTTATCATAGCCCTAGGCCGAACTTACTGTAAAGCTAGGAGGCCGAGGTGCAGGGAGTGTCCTCTGAGGAGCGTATGTCCGAGTGCCCAGTAG
- a CDS encoding DNA polymerase sliding clamp: MSSEATLDSEFTDYKAMFRYEAKVFKELVDSVSKILDEGLFIITGEGLRLRGMDPARVALVDIEIPSSSFFDFYMAGDVERVELGVNMETLKGVVARAKKGDQLEVRVREDKVLFIVESVVLRRYLLPNLEVIVDVPEDISLEFDATATVIADVVKKTLRDVELVGDIVEFDAGEDYLSIRSVGPERRRVETRLTRESPALIDLEVKEPATSRYDVGYLKRMLGVAKIAESIELSFSTDKPLKMVFKSPDGSRVTYLLAPSTG, encoded by the coding sequence GTGTCCTCTGAGGCCACCCTAGACTCAGAGTTTACCGATTATAAGGCTATGTTTAGATACGAGGCTAAGGTGTTTAAGGAACTAGTAGACAGCGTGTCTAAAATCCTGGACGAGGGCCTGTTTATAATAACAGGAGAGGGTCTGAGGCTTAGAGGCATGGATCCGGCGAGGGTTGCATTAGTCGACATAGAAATACCGTCTTCATCATTCTTCGACTTCTACATGGCTGGGGATGTCGAGCGTGTGGAGCTAGGCGTTAACATGGAGACTCTTAAGGGTGTAGTGGCGAGGGCAAAGAAGGGTGACCAGCTGGAGGTAAGGGTTAGGGAGGATAAAGTCCTGTTCATCGTCGAGAGCGTTGTCCTGAGGAGGTATCTTCTCCCCAATCTTGAAGTTATAGTGGATGTTCCTGAGGATATCTCCCTCGAGTTCGACGCCACCGCCACTGTTATAGCTGACGTTGTTAAGAAAACACTGCGTGATGTCGAGCTTGTGGGAGATATTGTGGAGTTCGACGCTGGCGAGGATTATCTTTCCATAAGGAGTGTAGGTCCTGAGAGGAGAAGGGTAGAGACCAGGCTAACTAGGGAGAGCCCCGCCCTGATAGACCTTGAGGTTAAGGAGCCGGCCACAAGCAGGTACGACGTGGGCTACTTGAAGAGGATGCTTGGTGTGGCTAAGATAGCTGAGAGCATAGAGCTGTCGTTCTCCACCGACAAGCCTTTGAAGATGGTGTTCAAGTCGCCGGACGGCAGTAGGGTTACCTACCTTTTAGCTCCCTCGACAGGTTAG
- a CDS encoding ArsR/SmtB family transcription factor has translation MVKLEDIISSRGKLKILKVLFRRGQANITLIVRETGLHHRLVSKHIEELKTANIVGERRYGRLRIIYINYGEPKARILRDIVKTLDIS, from the coding sequence ATGGTTAAACTTGAGGATATAATCTCGAGCAGGGGGAAGCTTAAAATACTTAAGGTACTATTCCGGAGGGGGCAAGCAAACATAACATTGATAGTAAGGGAGACCGGCCTTCATCACAGGCTTGTTTCGAAGCATATAGAGGAGTTGAAAACCGCGAACATCGTAGGGGAGCGCCGCTACGGCCGCCTCAGGATAATCTATATAAACTATGGAGAGCCTAAAGCGAGGATTCTAAGGGATATAGTCAAGACGCTCGATATTTCTTGA
- a CDS encoding geranylgeranylglycerol-phosphate geranylgeranyltransferase: MASAREKVKAAIEITRPVNSLMVSLAIILSLGIASRWSFQGFTPIDLMAVVVAGYCLSSVAMITNDIIDLEIDRINAPHRPLPAGKVSTVEATILSIFLAALGFLAAISVDLITTAFYLGGLALSLLYNTLLKRTGLPGNIVVAALVSAPFMYASLEAGGLGGPMSVFSTMVFLAVLGREVAKGVPDVEGDKAAGVRTVAVVFGKKTAAAVASALYLASAALGYIPLIYGYVDPLIYTPFILLLTLLVLREALLIVKRPTRENVLAHKNRVLGYMLIGLIAFALGTLGI; encoded by the coding sequence TTGGCGAGTGCCCGGGAAAAGGTGAAGGCTGCTATCGAGATAACTAGGCCGGTAAACTCGCTAATGGTCAGTCTTGCAATAATCCTTTCATTAGGTATAGCCTCAAGGTGGTCGTTCCAAGGGTTCACACCCATAGATCTAATGGCGGTAGTGGTTGCAGGCTACTGCCTCTCCTCGGTCGCCATGATCACCAACGACATAATAGATCTCGAGATAGACAGGATAAACGCGCCCCACAGGCCACTTCCTGCTGGTAAGGTTTCCACTGTAGAAGCGACCATATTATCGATATTCTTGGCTGCTCTAGGATTCCTAGCAGCAATCTCTGTAGATTTAATCACAACAGCATTCTACCTAGGAGGCCTAGCACTTTCCCTCCTGTATAATACTCTACTCAAGAGGACAGGCCTCCCGGGAAACATAGTGGTGGCCGCCCTTGTATCAGCACCTTTCATGTACGCTTCACTAGAGGCCGGCGGCCTAGGAGGGCCGATGTCCGTGTTCTCGACAATGGTTTTCTTAGCAGTGCTGGGGAGGGAGGTGGCGAAAGGGGTGCCAGACGTTGAGGGAGACAAGGCTGCTGGTGTAAGGACTGTGGCCGTGGTGTTCGGTAAGAAGACCGCGGCAGCTGTAGCCTCAGCCCTCTACCTAGCCTCGGCGGCCCTCGGCTACATACCCCTGATCTACGGCTACGTCGATCCTCTCATATACACCCCATTCATACTCCTGTTAACGCTACTTGTTCTGAGAGAAGCTTTGCTTATAGTAAAGCGGCCGACTAGGGAGAATGTCCTGGCCCACAAGAATAGGGTTCTAGGTTATATGCTTATAGGCCTGATAGCCTTCGCCCTGGGTACCCTCGGGATTTAA
- the lysS gene encoding lysine--tRNA ligase gives MPVHWVDKLVAELEAKLQNRGKDEYIFNGGLSVSGLQHIGRLRGEVLLGEAVRRELEKRGFRVKQLLTLYTVDPWKGKDEQRREFPDPKAAERYVGWPLDRVPDPKGCHASWVDHFWSDFGPYIGVFTDGKIEVVTTRELYKGRLKEFITTMVLPRRDEIRRVINKYRGRKPYQEGWIPLEPRCARCGRIDSTEALEILGGERVRYRCSYCGYQGESSIEDSKLNWRIEWAGVWWSLGVDFEPYGKDHATPGGSRDSAAELARLLGFEPPEGVWYEWVSLRAGGREADMSSSGFTGITPREWLDIAHPQILRFIYFLHPPTRRVVVDLSEIPSYYSQYYRAERIYFGIEEASTVEETRYLARTYELSHPSNPPAKPPSQIPYSHAAIVAQVVGPERLWTDGLERLKRAGLLGHDEYSIRWAKELLEKAYKWARRYAPKHLKFEIPDSPPEDALRRIEKPDLLEKLAEVLESVEEWSEERIKQALVEFGEGMSSSERRRFYRDFYLAIVGRPEGPRAAPLLSLMDRGFVVDRLRKAANLSRELKGR, from the coding sequence TTGCCCGTACACTGGGTCGATAAGCTTGTTGCGGAGTTAGAGGCGAAGCTCCAGAATAGGGGTAAGGACGAGTATATCTTCAACGGCGGTCTAAGCGTTAGCGGGCTCCAGCACATAGGGAGGCTAAGGGGCGAGGTCCTCCTTGGGGAGGCAGTCAGGAGAGAGCTTGAGAAGAGAGGCTTCAGAGTTAAGCAGCTTCTAACACTGTACACAGTAGATCCCTGGAAAGGGAAGGATGAACAGAGGAGGGAATTCCCCGATCCGAAGGCTGCAGAGAGATATGTGGGCTGGCCTCTTGATAGGGTGCCAGATCCTAAGGGCTGCCATGCTAGCTGGGTCGACCACTTCTGGAGCGACTTCGGGCCATATATAGGAGTCTTTACCGACGGCAAGATAGAGGTGGTTACAACACGAGAATTGTACAAGGGCAGGCTGAAAGAATTCATAACCACCATGGTGCTGCCCCGCAGGGATGAAATAAGGAGGGTTATAAACAAGTATAGGGGGCGTAAGCCCTACCAGGAGGGGTGGATACCCCTCGAGCCGCGGTGTGCACGCTGCGGCAGGATAGACTCAACCGAGGCTCTAGAGATTCTAGGGGGAGAGAGGGTTAGGTACAGGTGCAGCTACTGCGGCTACCAAGGTGAGTCGAGCATTGAGGATTCTAAGCTAAACTGGAGGATAGAGTGGGCTGGCGTCTGGTGGAGCCTCGGAGTCGATTTCGAACCCTACGGTAAGGACCACGCAACACCCGGCGGAAGCAGGGATAGCGCAGCCGAGCTGGCCAGGCTTCTGGGGTTCGAGCCGCCGGAGGGTGTGTGGTACGAGTGGGTATCCCTTAGGGCTGGGGGTAGAGAGGCTGACATGAGCAGCAGCGGCTTCACGGGAATAACTCCCCGGGAGTGGCTTGACATAGCACACCCCCAGATCCTAAGGTTCATATACTTTCTGCATCCGCCGACTAGGCGGGTAGTAGTCGACCTGTCAGAGATCCCAAGCTATTATAGCCAGTACTATAGGGCTGAGAGGATATACTTCGGCATAGAGGAGGCCTCTACGGTTGAGGAGACGAGATACCTAGCTAGGACCTACGAGCTTAGCCATCCCTCGAACCCCCCCGCGAAGCCTCCCTCACAGATCCCATACAGCCACGCAGCAATAGTTGCGCAGGTGGTCGGCCCTGAAAGGCTGTGGACCGATGGTCTCGAGAGGCTTAAGAGGGCAGGCCTTCTGGGCCATGACGAGTATAGCATCCGGTGGGCAAAAGAGCTACTCGAAAAGGCCTACAAATGGGCTAGGAGATATGCGCCTAAGCACCTAAAGTTCGAGATACCTGACTCGCCTCCCGAGGATGCATTAAGGAGGATAGAAAAGCCCGACTTGCTTGAGAAGCTGGCGGAGGTCCTCGAGAGTGTTGAGGAGTGGAGTGAGGAAAGGATAAAGCAGGCCTTAGTGGAGTTTGGTGAGGGCATGAGTAGTAGTGAGAGGAGAAGGTTCTACAGGGACTTCTACCTAGCCATCGTAGGGAGGCCGGAGGGGCCCAGGGCGGCCCCTCTACTGAGTCTTATGGATCGCGGATTCGTTGTTGACAGGCTCAGGAAGGCGGCTAACCTGTCGAGGGAGCTAAAAGGTAGGTAA
- a CDS encoding methylenetetrahydrofolate reductase has protein sequence MEVWVELKPVYGLEMAAKALKYLSFADKIDIPDQPVGVAFSSPIAASYLSCRVGGERIVAHIRTVDYSVHSLKAIVKTLSSLGVSNIVLLRGDPLGREVGLKPEEAYEIAARYRERFGVKLGFILSLRRSVQEMFERLRLNPDFVLVLNSSKHYLWKLEKIRQAYAGEVIAYLVIATEKSVRLMQGKITSAMYTENEVLDLAEKMVSGRLVDGVLVSAPGDDAALERVARRVKRYG, from the coding sequence GTGGAGGTGTGGGTGGAGCTAAAGCCAGTCTACGGCCTAGAGATGGCTGCCAAAGCGTTGAAGTACCTTAGCTTCGCCGACAAGATAGATATACCCGACCAGCCTGTGGGCGTGGCCTTCTCCTCCCCCATAGCGGCGTCATACCTATCCTGCAGGGTTGGGGGAGAGCGTATTGTTGCGCACATTAGGACGGTAGACTATAGCGTTCACAGCCTGAAAGCCATTGTCAAAACGCTATCATCCCTGGGCGTATCAAACATAGTCCTGCTCCGAGGCGATCCCCTTGGGCGGGAGGTTGGGCTGAAGCCTGAGGAGGCTTACGAAATAGCGGCTAGATACAGAGAAAGGTTTGGCGTGAAGCTAGGATTCATATTAAGCCTGAGGAGAAGCGTTCAGGAAATGTTTGAAAGGCTAAGATTAAACCCGGACTTCGTCCTAGTGCTGAATTCCTCGAAGCACTACCTGTGGAAGCTAGAGAAGATTAGGCAGGCTTATGCAGGGGAGGTTATAGCCTACCTCGTCATAGCAACAGAGAAAAGCGTAAGATTAATGCAGGGGAAGATAACGTCAGCCATGTACACCGAAAATGAGGTCCTCGATCTAGCTGAGAAGATGGTTTCAGGCAGACTTGTTGACGGCGTCCTCGTCTCAGCCCCGGGAGACGACGCGGCGCTGGAGAGAGTTGCCAGAAGGGTGAAGAGGTATGGATAG
- a CDS encoding TrmB family transcriptional regulator: MEGKSEEDLVSLLQRSFRLTAYEAKIYLALLKGASSPKEASAMSGVPLPRVYDVIRVLESKGLAVPSSEGWYRYVPPRAAAVAEIARIEEESRSRALKVLEAAELLEREIASRERVTEPLYLDSPYQAISLAVDALRDSGFVYITVLNVLHRYESIVETVASEAVKLGKEALILISNTAGADLKISVEGVELVRLELPLPDSLVTSGRAIFLFPGGTSGVKGVAVSDENYVKLLVDTIRKAVKKYRAS; encoded by the coding sequence TTGGAAGGTAAGAGCGAAGAGGACCTGGTATCTCTGCTCCAGAGGAGCTTCAGACTCACGGCTTACGAAGCCAAAATTTATCTAGCACTACTAAAGGGTGCTTCATCTCCCAAGGAGGCCAGCGCGATGAGCGGCGTCCCCTTGCCGAGGGTATACGACGTTATACGAGTCCTCGAATCCAAAGGACTCGCAGTCCCTTCTAGCGAAGGATGGTACCGATACGTTCCTCCTAGGGCTGCTGCTGTGGCTGAGATAGCTAGGATAGAGGAGGAGTCTAGGAGCAGGGCGCTAAAGGTTTTGGAGGCTGCTGAGCTACTTGAGAGAGAGATCGCCTCTCGGGAGCGGGTTACCGAGCCACTCTACCTTGACAGCCCGTACCAGGCTATCAGCCTCGCAGTGGATGCGTTACGTGACAGTGGTTTCGTCTACATAACCGTCCTCAACGTGCTTCACCGATATGAGAGTATAGTGGAGACGGTTGCTTCTGAAGCGGTGAAGCTCGGTAAGGAGGCTCTGATACTAATTTCAAACACGGCAGGCGCCGACTTAAAGATCAGTGTAGAGGGTGTCGAATTAGTTCGGCTGGAACTCCCGCTCCCCGATTCGCTAGTGACCTCTGGACGCGCCATATTCCTATTTCCAGGCGGTACTTCGGGGGTGAAGGGGGTCGCAGTGAGTGATGAGAACTACGTAAAGCTTCTTGTTGATACTATCAGGAAGGCGGTCAAGAAATATCGAGCGTCTTGA